Genomic window (Roseivirga sp. 4D4):
TGTGATAGACTCAGGCATGTCTTTAGGCAATGCCAATACTTTCAATTTTGGGTTTTTAAGTATCAATGAACCACCATTTGCCACACCCGGTGCATTACCAACTGTTTTGACAGGAATGTCCATTTTTACTTTCTTACCTACTGTTAATTCCATCAAGTCAACGTGTAACAATGCTTCACTTACTGGATGCCACTGTGACTCCTGAACGATAGCACGGTACGTCTTGCCTTCGATGTTGATGTTTACGAAACATGCATTTGGCGTGTATAACACTGGACGGAACTGAATCGCTGGTGCGTAAAACTGCACCAAATCATCACCACCATACAATACACCTGGAACATGTCCTTCTGCGCGAAGCTTATTTGCTTCAGCTCTACCGAGATTTGCTCTTTTAAACCCTATAATCTCTACTTCTCTCATGATATATATATTAAATAAATAATTGACTGATTGAACCGTCTGACGTTACGTTTTCGATGGCCTTTGCAAAAAGTTCACCCACAGTAAGGACCCTAATTTTATCCGATTTGCCCTGCAACGGAATAGAGTCACTCACTACCAATTCGTCTAGAACGGAGTTGTTAATATTTTCATAGGCTTTTCCTGAAAGTACCGGATGCGTACATACCGCTCTGACAGATTTGGCGCCTTGTTCCATAATGATTTTAGCAGCTTTGCAAAGTGTTCCGCCCGTGTCGACCAAATCGTCAACAAGCACAACGTTTTTGCCTTCTACACTACCAATGATTCGCATTTCAGCAACTTCATTTGCCTTTTTTCTGTGCTTGTCGATAACAACCATCTCAGCATTAAAGTGCTGTGCAAATGACCTTGTTCTCTTTACACCTCCAACATCAGGAGAGGCAAAGAGTAAATTATCAAGGTTAAGACTTCTCAAATAAGGAACGAAAATGGCAGAACCATTTAAGTGATCCACTGGGATATCAAAAAAGCCTTGAATTTGACCTGCGTGCAGGTCTAATGTCATGATTCTATCGGCACCGGCAGCAGTTAAGATATTGGCAACCATTTTAGCACCAATGGCTATCCGTGGTTTGTCTTTTCTATCCTGACGTGCATAACCGAAGTAAGGGATTACTGCGATCGCTTTGTAGGCGCTTGCACGTTTGGCAGCATCAATCATTAGGCATAGCTCGATCAAATTGTCGCTTGGTGCCATTGTAGATTGAATCAAAAAAACATTTGCCCCTCTCACAGACTCGTTAAAATACGGAGCCATTTCGCCATCACTGAATTTTTGTAACTCAATGGCACCCAGACCTTGACCATAGAATTCACCTATTTTCTTACCGAGATCGAAAGATCCGTTTCCAGCAAATAATTTGTTCACGTGGGCTTTGTTTTTCA
Coding sequences:
- a CDS encoding 50S ribosomal protein L25/general stress protein Ctc → MREVEIIGFKRANLGRAEANKLRAEGHVPGVLYGGDDLVQFYAPAIQFRPVLYTPNACFVNINIEGKTYRAIVQESQWHPVSEALLHVDLMELTVGKKVKMDIPVKTVGNAPGVANGGSLILKNPKLKVLALPKDMPESITIDVSELKMGKAIKVGSIETDNFEILTSPIVTVVNVAIPRALRGKSEEELEAEEAEAAEAAAAEAGEEAPAAE
- a CDS encoding ribose-phosphate pyrophosphokinase — translated: MNKLFAGNGSFDLGKKIGEFYGQGLGAIELQKFSDGEMAPYFNESVRGANVFLIQSTMAPSDNLIELCLMIDAAKRASAYKAIAVIPYFGYARQDRKDKPRIAIGAKMVANILTAAGADRIMTLDLHAGQIQGFFDIPVDHLNGSAIFVPYLRSLNLDNLLFASPDVGGVKRTRSFAQHFNAEMVVIDKHRKKANEVAEMRIIGSVEGKNVVLVDDLVDTGGTLCKAAKIIMEQGAKSVRAVCTHPVLSGKAYENINNSVLDELVVSDSIPLQGKSDKIRVLTVGELFAKAIENVTSDGSISQLFI